The DNA segment CTTACAAATGCTATAAAAGCTTTTGAAGGATCAAGTATCATTGTAACTCACAGTGAGGAGTTATTACGAGCTGTTTGTGATAGATTAATTGTATTTACAAATGATGGAGCTGATTATTTCAATGGAACTTATGACGAGTTTTTAGAGAAAATAGGTTGGGGTGATGATATTGATGATAAAAAAACTAGTAAAAAAGAAGATAAAAAAGATAAGCCAAAGTTAAATAAAAAAGAGAGTAAGCAATTAAGAGCACAGTTAGTTGCTAAAAAAAGTCAAGATTTGAAACCTTTGAAAGTTGAACTTGAAGAACTTGAAAATAAAGTTTCTACATTGTTTGGGGCTGATAAAACTAAAGTTGAAAATAGTATCTTAGAAATTATGCAAAAGATTGAGACTATAAATAAAGAGTTTGATGAAAAAATGGCAGAACTTAGCTAGTAAGTTTTGAGAAAAGATATTTTATCTTTTCTCTTTTTTAGAATCAAATAGTTTTAGAATATTTTTATATGCATCTGCAAATTCTAAGTTTATTAAAGATTCTTTTCCTTCTATAATATTTAAAGCTCTTTGTATATTTTCTTCACCAAAAACATCACAAAGCCCTTCAATATGATCTTCTAAATCTAAATCTTCTTGATAAGCTCTTAGTACTTGAGCTAATATATAATTAAAAGGTTTGTTTGATTGTTCAAGATAGAAAATCGCTTCTTCATACTCTTCTAGTTTAATTAAAATATCAGCTTTAAACTCAAATAAAGAGAAATCTTTTTTGAAAATAACACCAATAAATGGACCTATATTTACAGAATCATCAAATCCATTTAATTCATCAAGTAATTCTTCTAAATCATACTTATCTTTATTTAAAATAAAATCTCGTATTAATTTCCCTTGGTTTTTATTGTTATAAATCATATCTTCAAGTGGATAAATTTCAGAAAAATTAGGAACTATCATATGACAAGAGTAAAACCCTAAATAATCATACTCTCTTAAATAGATTGTTTTATTTTCTTTGTCTAAAATATCTTTTAAAAATATAAATTGTTCAGTGCTATTTTCTATGTTAAATTTCCAAGAAGTATAATCAAAAGATTTATTCTTATTTAAAAATTGAAGTCCTACTTTAGCATTCGAATCCACAAAATGTGACTCTAAATTTGAATTTGAACCTATCTCTTCAAGGTCAAAACTAGGTCTTTCAAAGCTATCTAATTCATCTATTTCTCTTCCTTGCAATAATTCAGTCAATGTTCTTTCAATACTAGCTTCTAATATAGGATGACTTCCAAAAGATAAAAATAGAGTGTTGTTTTTTGGATTTATAAATGCTATTGCAGTAACAGGATATAGTCCACCAAGTGAAGCATCATAAACTTTAACTATATAACCATGATTTTCTAGTGCTTTTATATCTTCATTTATTTTTGGGAAAAAGCTTAAAACTTCTTTTGGAAATTCTGGAAGAGATAGCCCTTCTTTTATAACTTTAAGTTTTACATATCTTTCAAAAACTTCGCATAAAGCTTGAACTTTTGCTTCATCTTTTGTATTTCCTGTTGATAATCCATTGCTTGCATACAAGTTTGATAATATACTTGTAGGAAAATATACTGTTTTTTCTGAAGATTGATTTATAAAAGGAAGAGTTACAATATTTTCAAAATTACTTGAATTAAAATCTAAAAAATCATTTTTCTCAAGTCCTTCCATAGTGTAATATTTTTTAAGTTCAGAATCTAGGAAATCTTCATTTTTATCAAACTCTTTTTGATCTTTGAAAAATTTTCTATTTTCTAAGTAAAAATCATTAAAATATAAATTTGTTTGTAATCTTTCTATAAATTCACCATATGCACTTGCTAAACAAGAGTTTAAAAGGCTTCCTTTTCCATTTGAAAAAATAAAATTATTTGCACCTTCGAAACTTAAATTTATTGAGAAGCTATTTTTTACAGGATTTTTTTCTTTTGATAGTTTGATTTTATATCCAAAATCATCTATTATTTTTTTCATTTTTGTTATAGATGTCTCTAGAGGAGCATCTTTTGAGAGTAAGTTCATATTATTTCTTTCTTAAAATTTTTGTGAAGTATAGCTAAAAGTTATTAGAGTTAGATTTTATAAAATTTGATTTATAAAACAACCATTTCCATAAGGTTGTTTTGAATAGTATAGTTTTGAATGACAAACTATTAAAGCATGAAATTCTTGATAGACAATCACTAGCTCATGTTCATCTTTTATCTCTTTTTTTAATTCTTTTTCAAAAAGATTCTTAATCTCTATATATTTTGTTTTTTCATTTATAAGATTATTATGAAGTAACAATCTTTTTGTATATGCATCTACTTTAAAATGAGGTTGTTTAAAACCATACAACAGCATACTATCAGCGGTTTCTTCTCCAACTCCTTTTATTTTTAAAAGTTCATCTCTAGTTGGAATTTTTCCATTCAGATTCTCAAAAAAATTTATAAAATTTAGAATATATTGAGATTTTTGATTGCTATATCCTGAAGGCTTTATTAATTCTTTTAACTTTTTTATTGGAAGATTTTTTATTTTCTTATAATCTAAAACATCAGCATTTCTTAGATTTTCAAGACTTTGAACAACTTGCTTAAAACTTCTATTTTGAGTTAAAATCGAAGCTAAGCATACTTCAAAGATTTGATTTTCATTTTTTGGATATGAGTAATCAAGTTTATGATAGTACTCCTTTAAATCCATAAATGGCCACCAACCTTGAGGGCCATAAGTGTTATAAAGTTTATTATAAATTTTAAATATCTTGTTCATCTTTATTTATTTCATATTCTAATAGGTTCTTTTTTCTCTCTATGCCCCATCTATAACCACTCATAGCTCCACTTTTTGCTATTACTCTATGACAAGGAATTAAATAACCTATATGGTTTTTACCAATTGCATTTGCAACTGCTCTTGCTGATTTTGGCTTATCTAGGACATTTGCTATATCACTATATGTTGCAATTTCTCCATTTGGAATATTAATTAGTGCTTTCCAAACATTTATCTGTAAATTTGTACCTTTTACAAAAAGAGGATATTTTTTATTTTTTATAAAGATATTTTCCAAATATTCATTTGCTAATTTTTCATTAAAAATTAAATTAGCATTTTCCCAAAGTTGATTAAATCTTTGAAAAATATCTTTTTTATTGTTATCACAAAAACCTAAATAACAAATTCCTTTATCTGTAAAACCAATCAAAGCTTCACCAAAAGGTGTTTGTCCAAATCCATAAGTTATCTCTACATCTTTACCTTTTTCTTTCCACTCTTTTGGAGTTACTCCTATAAGGTTTACAAAAAGTTCATGAAGACGACTTGAACTAGAAAGTCCAATATCCAAACTACTATCAAGAATGGATTTGGACTCTTTGATATGCTCTTTTGCATAATTTAGTGTAACACTATGTAAGAACTGTTTAGGTGTAACACCTACATATTCTTTAAATACTCTTATAAAATGGTACTTACTCATACCAATATTTTTTGCTACTTCATCAATACTTGGATGAGATTTGAAATTCTCATCTATGTATTTTATAGCTTTTTCTATTTGTTTATAAGTAGAGCTATCTTTATGTGTTAGCAATCTTTAAAAACCTTTATTAATACGTAGAGCTGTTGTAAATAACAAAGTTGCTTGCTAATTCTTCAAGTTCTTTGTTGATTTTTTTATGTAACTCTTTATCTTCAATATTGTCTAGTACATCACAAATTTTATTTGCAATAAATTCAAATTCTTTTTCTTTCATTCCTCTTGCAGTTAGTGCAGGGCTTCCTATTCTAATACCACTTGTAACAAATGGGCTTCTTGTTTCACCTGGAACTGTATTTTTATTTACAGTAATTCCTGCATCTCCTAAAGCTGCATCTGCATCTTTACCACTAAATGGTTTATTTAAGAATGATACTAGTACTAAGTGATTATCTGTTCCACCACTTACAATATCATATCCTCTTTTTACAAGCACTTCTCCTAATACTTTTGCATTAGCTTTTACTTGTTTTGCATAATCTTTCCATTTTGGATCAAGAATTTCTTTAAATGCAACAGCTTTTGCAGCAATTACATGAACTAAAGGTCCACCTTGTAATCCTGGGAAAATTGCACTATTAATTTTTTTAGCAATCTCTTCATCATCAGTCATAACCATACCACCTCTTGGACCTCTTAAAGTCTTATGAGTAGTTGTTGTTACAACATGAGCATGAGGGAATGGAGATTGATGTTCACCAGCAGCAACAAGACCAGCAATGTGAGCAATATCAGCAAATAAAATAGCATTTACACTATCAGCTATTTCTCTAAATCTTTTAAAATCAATCTCTCTAGCATATGCACTTGCACCACAAACAATAATTTTTGGTTGAACAATTTTAGCAATTTCAGCTACTTTATCATAATTAATTCTTCCATCAAGTTCAACACCATAATAGAAAGCAGAGTAGTTTTGACCAGAGAAGCTAGGTTTACTTCCGTGAGTTAAATGTCCACCATGAGATAAATCCATACCTAAGATTTTATCACCAGCTTTTAATAATGCTGCATAAACTGCACCATTTGCTTGAGATCCACTGTGAGGTTGAACATTTGCAAATTTACAACCAAATATTTTACAAGCTCTGTCAATTGCAAGTTGTTCTACTTTGTCAGCTTGCTCACAACCACCATAATATCTTTTATATGGATAACCTTCAGCATATTTGTTTGTAAATACTGAACCCATAGCTTGCATAACTGCAGGTGAAGTAAAGTTTTCACTAGCAATCATTTCTAAATGGTTTGTTTGTCTTTTTAATTCAGCCTCAATTATTTCAAATACCTCTGAGTCTGCTACTTTTAAATTTTCTTCTGTTATATATCTCATCTCTTGTTCCTTTACTAAAATTATTTATTAAATCTTAACTAAAAATTATACTTTTAAACAATCCAAAAATTGCTAAATTTTAATCTTCTAAAATTTCTTCATCTACTGATAGTTTCTTTTCCTTAAATACTGGACGAGAAATTATTTCTAGATAAAAACTAGGATAATTTTCACCATTTGCTAAATCAACACTTTTAATAATATCAGCAAAACTTATCTCTTTTGCAAGTTCTAGAGTTTGTCCAAATTTACAATCAAAAAACCATGAATTGAACTCTTCTGGTAATTTTTTACTTTTTTCTCTTTTTATATATTTTCTAATTTCATTTTTTATACTATCGATTTGTCTATCTCTAGTTTTATTTGAAACATCTATTTGAAATACTTTTCTCATTTATTTATCCTTTTGAAAAATAGATTATAGCAAAGATAAATAAAAAATTATTTGATTTAAAAAATTCAAGAAAATTTTTGTTATAATCGCGTATTTTCACACAAAGAAGCACGATGGAACATTTCTTATTAACACTCTTTTTAGCTCTATTTACAGCAACAATTTTAAATATAATATTTAAAAGGTTTGGAATTTCTCAAATTATAGGATATATTTTAACAGGGGTTATAATATCTTATGGTTTTCATTTAAAGGGTGCAAATATAAGCTCTTTAGATGCAATTGCAGAATTTGGAATTGTTTTTTTAATGTTTACAATAGGTCTAGAAATAAGCTTTGATAAAATTAGAAAAATGAAAGAGATTTTACTCTTAAATGGTTTTTTGCAAGTACATATAAGTGCTGGATTAATATTTCTAGCTACATATTTTATTTTTCATTTAAGTATTGAAGTATCTTTGATTATATCATTTGCATTTTCATTATCTTCTACAGCTATTGTTTTACCATATTTGAAATCTTCAAAAGATATTCATACGCCTTATGGAGAGAAAACAACGGCTATATTAATTTATCAAGATTTAGCAGTTATTCCAATTTTATTATTAATTTCATTTTTAACAAATGAAAAATTGTCTATAACCGAAGTTATTTTAAATACATTTATTTCCGCAGTTGTAATTACTTTATTTATGTTTATCTTTGGAAAAAGAATAATAGATTGGTTATTACAATTTTCATCAAAAACAAGGTTAGAAGAGCTTTTTATTAGTGCAGTATTCTCTATAGTTATAGGAGCCGCTCTTTTGGCAGAATATTTAGGATTTACATATTCTTTGGGTGCTTTTTTAGCGGGAATGATAATCGCAGATACAAAATTTAGAATAAAAGTTGAATCAGACATTTCAAATTTTAAAGATTTACTTTTAGGAACTTTCTTTTTTACTGTAGGGACAAAAATTGATATTATTTATTTTCTAGAAAATACGCATATCATTGTTGGACTATTCTTACTTATAATGATAATAAAAGGTTTAGTTGTATATTTAATAATAAGAAGAAAATCAGATAATAATACATCTATTAAGAGTGCAATTGCACTTTGTCAAGTTGGAGAATTCTCTTTTGCTATATTTACTCTAGCTTCAAGCCAACATGTTATCCCTGTTCAAACAGCAAATTTTTTAACTCTTATTTCAGTAATGTCTATGATATTAACACCATTTTTCCTAAATAATATTTATAAAATTTCTAGTTTACTTTCTAAAGATTTATATGAGTCAGATAATATTCAACCTCTTGATGAGCAAAATCATATAATTATTTGTGGTTTTTCTATTTTAGGAAGAGTTGTTGCAAGAGATTTAGCAGATAGAAATGTACCTTTTATTATTGTTACAAATGATTTAAGACAGGTTCAATTTGCAACAAAAATGGGATATAAAGCATATTTTGGACATTTACAAAAAAAATCTGTTTTAGAAGCTTTAAGAACTGAAAAATCTTCAAGTATAATTGTGACAATAACTGAAACTCATGACAAAATTTTAATTTGTGATGCTATTCTTAAATATTATCCAGAGGCAAATATTATTTTAAAATATGAATCAATGGAAGAAAAACATCTTTTAATGGATTTAAATATAAAGAAATTTGTACATGCTCACGCTGAAGTTGGAAGATTATTAGTAGAAGAAGCGACACATTCTTGTGATTTAAGTTTACACAAATATGATTAAATCAGAAATCTTTTAAGATTTCTGATTTTTAATAGAGTATAACTCCAATATTCTCATAATAATTGCACTAATATATGGAATAGTTTGAATAAATATAGTTGCTGCAAATACATAAATTTCAGTAATTCCTGTATGATTTGTAAATATCAGAGCAAAAAAAGCAGTTAAAAGTAAAATACATAAAATTGTTTCATATTTAATAGGGTTTGCACTTTTCTTAGCTTTTCCACCTTTTTCTGTTCTTTTAAATGGTAAACCATCTTTGATAAATCCATCAAATACAGCTTTAAAAATAATTAACTGTAAACTCATAGAAGCAATTGAGCTTAAGAAAATTTCTTTAAATGTAGCTTTCACTTTTGTTCTATATAAAATAAACGTATGTAAAATATTTACTAAAAACGCTGTAATAATTGGAATTGTAAGTGGAATTGTAGGAATTGTAACTCCGACAAATATAATAACTGGAACCCAAATAATATTCATAACCGCCATAATTGGACCCATAGCATCACTTAACCAGAAGAACCAACCTGTAACAAATTTATTTTTTTGTCTAGGACTAAGTCTATTTGAACTTGGTTTGAACTCTCTCCAGTGTTTTTTAAGAATTTGAATAGCTCCATAAGCCCATCTATGTCTTTGAGTTTTAAATGCTTCAACTGTATCAGGTAAAAGTCCAAATCCATATCTTCTATTTGTATAATGAGCTATATATCCAGCTTCAAATAATCTAAGACCTAATTCACTATCTTCAACAATTGTGTCAGTTCCCCAACCACCAACTTCCATCATAGCACTAAGTCTTACCATTACCATTGTTCCATGAACAACTATTGCATTTTCTTCATTTCTATCAACCATACCAATATCAAAGAAACCAGCATACTCTGCATTCATAGCTTTTTTAATAATTGATTCATCGCCATCTCTATGATCTTGAGGTGCTTGAACAATAGCAACTTTTGGATCGTCAAATAAAGGTACTAGGTCTATAAGCCAAGGAGATTCTACTTTATAATCTGCATCAATAACAGCAATAATTTCTGCATTCTTATCTGTATATTCAAGTGCTGCATTTAAAGCACCAGCTTTAAATCCTGTACACTTAATATCAAGATATTTAAATTTATCTCCTAATTTTTCACAAAGCTCTTTAATTGGAGTTTTATAAAAGTCTTCAGGAGTATTATTTATGATAACTAAAACTTCAAAATTTGGATATCTAAGTTTTGATAAACTTTCCAATGTTTCAGCTAAAACATGTGGTTGCTCTTTATATGCAGGAACATGAATTGAAACAAGTGGTGCATTTTGAGATTTTAAATCAAGTGGAACCAATCTTGTTGGAGTTACTCCAATAGTTGATCTAAATAGCTCATTTGCTTTTGCTAAAGTTATAATTACAAGTGGGATCATTAAAAAACTTCCCATTCCCCACATTACCCACATACCAAAATTCATATAGTTTATAAATGGGTAAATTGCAGCCATTACGATACCAAATGCCATTCCTTGAGCAGCTATTGCGTAAGCAAATGCATGGCTAATATTAACTTTTTGATTTCTAAGTCCAAAGATTGTTAGTAAAGCACCAATTAAAATGGCTGCAATCATCTGATATAACCAATATTGATTTAATTCAATTGCTCCGGCTAGTTGGAATTTTAGTTTTCTATCAACATCAAATATTCCCCAATATTGTCCAACATTACCCTCATCATAACCTTTCCAGGGTTGATCAAATGCTTCAATGATGTTATAATGCCATCCTTTTTCTTGTGCTAAACTAACAAAGCTTCTGATAGCTTGAGCTTGATTCTTTATATTTGGAATAGCCTTATTATTGTTATAACCATGACTTGGCCAACCAGTTTCCCCAATTACTATCTTTCTATTTGGATGAATTTTTTCAACTATTGAATATTTTTCAAGTAGGAACTCATTGTATCTATCGATTGGAATTTTTTCCCAATAAGGTAAAATGTGTATTGTTAAAAAATCTACATGTTTTGCTAGATCTGGAACTCTTTCCCAAACATCCCAAGTTTCGGCAACTGTTATTGGTTTATTTGTAAGAGATTTCATGAAATCAACATAAGCAAAAAGTTCTTCTTCTGTTATATCAGCTCTTAGCAAAACCTCATTTCCAACAATTACATTTTCTACTCTGTTTGGATATTTTTCCAAAATTTGTAAAGCTCTTTGTATTTCAAGATAGTTTTCTTGATGATCACCACTAATCCAAAGTCCTAAATCGATTGGCATAGTGCTATCTTTTGAACCTTCTAAGATTTCATAAGCTTCTTTTGCCGCATATGTTCTAATTTTTGTTGTAAAGTTTTGTAATAAATTTACATCGTCAGAAATTTGTTGTTTCGACAAAAGTTTTTTTTCATACCCCTCATATGGAGAGTAAGAAAGAGACTCT comes from the Aliarcobacter cibarius genome and includes:
- a CDS encoding YcaO-like family protein; amino-acid sequence: MNLLSKDAPLETSITKMKKIIDDFGYKIKLSKEKNPVKNSFSINLSFEGANNFIFSNGKGSLLNSCLASAYGEFIERLQTNLYFNDFYLENRKFFKDQKEFDKNEDFLDSELKKYYTMEGLEKNDFLDFNSSNFENIVTLPFINQSSEKTVYFPTSILSNLYASNGLSTGNTKDEAKVQALCEVFERYVKLKVIKEGLSLPEFPKEVLSFFPKINEDIKALENHGYIVKVYDASLGGLYPVTAIAFINPKNNTLFLSFGSHPILEASIERTLTELLQGREIDELDSFERPSFDLEEIGSNSNLESHFVDSNAKVGLQFLNKNKSFDYTSWKFNIENSTEQFIFLKDILDKENKTIYLREYDYLGFYSCHMIVPNFSEIYPLEDMIYNNKNQGKLIRDFILNKDKYDLEELLDELNGFDDSVNIGPFIGVIFKKDFSLFEFKADILIKLEEYEEAIFYLEQSNKPFNYILAQVLRAYQEDLDLEDHIEGLCDVFGEENIQRALNIIEGKESLINLEFADAYKNILKLFDSKKEKR
- a CDS encoding glycosyltransferase family 2 protein: MRYIILGLIMAGLFQVFFWITQDNLVTIKDSSMDKIESLSYSPYEGYEKKLLSKQQISDDVNLLQNFTTKIRTYAAKEAYEILEGSKDSTMPIDLGLWISGDHQENYLEIQRALQILEKYPNRVENVIVGNEVLLRADITEEELFAYVDFMKSLTNKPITVAETWDVWERVPDLAKHVDFLTIHILPYWEKIPIDRYNEFLLEKYSIVEKIHPNRKIVIGETGWPSHGYNNNKAIPNIKNQAQAIRSFVSLAQEKGWHYNIIEAFDQPWKGYDEGNVGQYWGIFDVDRKLKFQLAGAIELNQYWLYQMIAAILIGALLTIFGLRNQKVNISHAFAYAIAAQGMAFGIVMAAIYPFINYMNFGMWVMWGMGSFLMIPLVIITLAKANELFRSTIGVTPTRLVPLDLKSQNAPLVSIHVPAYKEQPHVLAETLESLSKLRYPNFEVLVIINNTPEDFYKTPIKELCEKLGDKFKYLDIKCTGFKAGALNAALEYTDKNAEIIAVIDADYKVESPWLIDLVPLFDDPKVAIVQAPQDHRDGDESIIKKAMNAEYAGFFDIGMVDRNEENAIVVHGTMVMVRLSAMMEVGGWGTDTIVEDSELGLRLFEAGYIAHYTNRRYGFGLLPDTVEAFKTQRHRWAYGAIQILKKHWREFKPSSNRLSPRQKNKFVTGWFFWLSDAMGPIMAVMNIIWVPVIIFVGVTIPTIPLTIPIITAFLVNILHTFILYRTKVKATFKEIFLSSIASMSLQLIIFKAVFDGFIKDGLPFKRTEKGGKAKKSANPIKYETILCILLLTAFFALIFTNHTGITEIYVFAATIFIQTIPYISAIIMRILELYSIKNQKS
- a CDS encoding cation:proton antiporter domain-containing protein, whose amino-acid sequence is MEHFLLTLFLALFTATILNIIFKRFGISQIIGYILTGVIISYGFHLKGANISSLDAIAEFGIVFLMFTIGLEISFDKIRKMKEILLLNGFLQVHISAGLIFLATYFIFHLSIEVSLIISFAFSLSSTAIVLPYLKSSKDIHTPYGEKTTAILIYQDLAVIPILLLISFLTNEKLSITEVILNTFISAVVITLFMFIFGKRIIDWLLQFSSKTRLEELFISAVFSIVIGAALLAEYLGFTYSLGAFLAGMIIADTKFRIKVESDISNFKDLLLGTFFFTVGTKIDIIYFLENTHIIVGLFLLIMIIKGLVVYLIIRRKSDNNTSIKSAIALCQVGEFSFAIFTLASSQHVIPVQTANFLTLISVMSMILTPFFLNNIYKISSLLSKDLYESDNIQPLDEQNHIIICGFSILGRVVARDLADRNVPFIIVTNDLRQVQFATKMGYKAYFGHLQKKSVLEALRTEKSSSIIVTITETHDKILICDAILKYYPEANIILKYESMEEKHLLMDLNIKKFVHAHAEVGRLLVEEATHSCDLSLHKYD
- a CDS encoding DUF6172 family protein, which translates into the protein MRKVFQIDVSNKTRDRQIDSIKNEIRKYIKREKSKKLPEEFNSWFFDCKFGQTLELAKEISFADIIKSVDLANGENYPSFYLEIISRPVFKEKKLSVDEEILED
- a CDS encoding bifunctional helix-turn-helix domain-containing protein/methylated-DNA--[protein]-cysteine S-methyltransferase; translated protein: MLTHKDSSTYKQIEKAIKYIDENFKSHPSIDEVAKNIGMSKYHFIRVFKEYVGVTPKQFLHSVTLNYAKEHIKESKSILDSSLDIGLSSSSRLHELFVNLIGVTPKEWKEKGKDVEITYGFGQTPFGEALIGFTDKGICYLGFCDNNKKDIFQRFNQLWENANLIFNEKLANEYLENIFIKNKKYPLFVKGTNLQINVWKALINIPNGEIATYSDIANVLDKPKSARAVANAIGKNHIGYLIPCHRVIAKSGAMSGYRWGIERKKNLLEYEINKDEQDI
- a CDS encoding endonuclease III domain-containing protein yields the protein MNKIFKIYNKLYNTYGPQGWWPFMDLKEYYHKLDYSYPKNENQIFEVCLASILTQNRSFKQVVQSLENLRNADVLDYKKIKNLPIKKLKELIKPSGYSNQKSQYILNFINFFENLNGKIPTRDELLKIKGVGEETADSMLLYGFKQPHFKVDAYTKRLLLHNNLINEKTKYIEIKNLFEKELKKEIKDEHELVIVYQEFHALIVCHSKLYYSKQPYGNGCFINQIL
- a CDS encoding serine hydroxymethyltransferase produces the protein MRYITEENLKVADSEVFEIIEAELKRQTNHLEMIASENFTSPAVMQAMGSVFTNKYAEGYPYKRYYGGCEQADKVEQLAIDRACKIFGCKFANVQPHSGSQANGAVYAALLKAGDKILGMDLSHGGHLTHGSKPSFSGQNYSAFYYGVELDGRINYDKVAEIAKIVQPKIIVCGASAYAREIDFKRFREIADSVNAILFADIAHIAGLVAAGEHQSPFPHAHVVTTTTHKTLRGPRGGMVMTDDEEIAKKINSAIFPGLQGGPLVHVIAAKAVAFKEILDPKWKDYAKQVKANAKVLGEVLVKRGYDIVSGGTDNHLVLVSFLNKPFSGKDADAALGDAGITVNKNTVPGETRSPFVTSGIRIGSPALTARGMKEKEFEFIANKICDVLDNIEDKELHKKINKELEELASNFVIYNSSTY